One window of the Alkalispirillum mobile genome contains the following:
- the lapB gene encoding lipopolysaccharide assembly protein LapB, with translation MLELLWLLLPVAAMSGWFAGRRSATRGSSTNSRQLPEAYFQGLNYLLNEERDKALEVFTRMVEVDSDTVETHLALGSLFRRRGEVDRAIRIHQNLIARPALSRQQRTYALLELGEDYMRAGLLDRAETLFEEVIELNHHVEPALRQLLAIYQQEKEWDQAIGAALRLEKSVSQNMHPQVAHFYCEMAREARAEGDLGRARALYKRALTHDPRCVRASIESGALHLEMGNPRQAVRLYEQVPQQAPEFIGEVLEGLHAALASLNQLERYPAFLDRLLATSQAPAPVVLAKVDWLCAESGADVAAKWLAGQLHSQPSVRGLLRLVELTEGAERPSEDQRLEQAVEHVLSALLAVRAQYLCGQCGFTARTLFWQCPGCKSWGSIRPLRGVEGE, from the coding sequence ATGCTGGAGTTGCTATGGCTGCTGCTGCCCGTGGCGGCGATGTCCGGGTGGTTCGCTGGACGTCGGAGCGCCACCCGTGGCTCGAGCACCAACTCCCGGCAACTGCCCGAGGCCTATTTCCAGGGGCTCAATTACCTCCTTAACGAGGAGCGCGACAAGGCGCTGGAAGTCTTCACCCGCATGGTGGAGGTGGACAGTGACACCGTTGAGACCCACCTGGCCCTTGGCAGTCTGTTCCGACGGCGCGGCGAGGTGGATCGCGCCATCCGCATTCACCAGAACCTCATTGCCCGTCCCGCCCTCAGTCGTCAGCAGCGGACCTACGCGTTGCTGGAACTGGGTGAGGATTACATGCGGGCAGGCCTGCTGGACCGGGCGGAGACCCTGTTCGAGGAGGTCATCGAACTCAACCACCACGTGGAGCCGGCCCTGCGCCAGCTGCTGGCCATCTACCAGCAGGAGAAGGAGTGGGACCAGGCGATCGGTGCGGCACTCCGCCTTGAGAAAAGCGTGTCGCAGAACATGCACCCGCAGGTGGCGCACTTCTATTGCGAGATGGCCAGGGAGGCGCGGGCCGAGGGCGACCTCGGCCGCGCGCGTGCCCTGTACAAGCGGGCCTTGACGCATGACCCGCGCTGCGTGCGTGCCAGCATCGAGTCCGGGGCGCTGCACCTGGAAATGGGTAACCCGAGACAGGCGGTGCGCCTGTACGAACAGGTACCCCAGCAGGCGCCGGAGTTTATCGGCGAAGTCCTGGAGGGGCTCCACGCGGCCTTGGCGAGCCTGAACCAGTTGGAGCGGTACCCGGCCTTCCTGGACCGCCTGCTGGCCACCAGCCAGGCGCCCGCGCCGGTGGTCTTGGCAAAGGTCGACTGGCTCTGTGCCGAATCGGGGGCCGACGTGGCCGCGAAGTGGCTGGCCGGGCAGTTGCACTCGCAGCCCTCGGTGCGAGGGCTGCTCCGCCTGGTGGAACTTACCGAGGGCGCCGAGCGGCCCTCGGAGGACCAGCGGCTGGAACAGGCGGTCGAGCACGTGCTGTCAGCCCTCCTGGCGGTACGGGCCCAATACCTGTGCGGCCAGTGCGGGTTCACCGCCCGGACGCTGTTCTGGCAGTGCCCCGGCTGCAAGAGCTGGGGCAGCATTCGCCCCCTGCGCGGGGTAGAGGGAGAGTGA
- the pyrF gene encoding orotidine-5'-phosphate decarboxylase yields MSDPKLIIALDYPEAGPALALADRLSPARCALKVGKELFVAEGPRLVEQLVGRGYRVFLDLKFHDIPNTVAGACRSAARLGVWMVNVHALGGSEMMQAAREALGDSNDRPLLTAVTVLTSHSDATLHEIGLAGPADGAVRRLAGLAQGARVDGVVCSAQEAGLVRETCGGAFLRVTPGIRPQWAARGDQTRVLGPAQALARGATHLVVGRPVTQADDPMAALHRLEAELRGDPPAS; encoded by the coding sequence GTGTCTGACCCGAAGTTGATCATTGCCCTGGATTACCCGGAGGCGGGCCCGGCATTGGCATTGGCCGACCGGCTGAGCCCGGCGCGTTGCGCGCTGAAGGTGGGCAAGGAGCTGTTCGTCGCCGAAGGGCCCCGGCTGGTGGAGCAGCTTGTCGGGCGAGGGTACCGCGTTTTTCTCGATCTCAAATTTCATGACATCCCCAACACCGTGGCGGGTGCCTGTCGCTCGGCCGCGCGACTGGGTGTGTGGATGGTCAACGTCCATGCGCTGGGCGGCAGCGAGATGATGCAGGCAGCACGCGAGGCCTTGGGAGATTCCAATGACCGCCCGCTGCTCACGGCGGTGACGGTGCTGACCAGCCACAGCGATGCGACCCTTCACGAGATCGGACTGGCAGGCCCTGCGGACGGGGCGGTGCGGCGCCTGGCCGGCCTGGCCCAGGGCGCACGGGTGGACGGCGTGGTCTGCTCGGCACAGGAGGCGGGTCTGGTTCGGGAAACCTGCGGAGGGGCGTTCCTGCGGGTCACGCCGGGGATCCGGCCCCAATGGGCCGCCCGCGGGGACCAGACCCGGGTGCTGGGGCCGGCGCAGGCGCTGGCCCGTGGCGCGACCCACCTGGTAGTGGGGCGGCCGGTCACCCAGGCCGACGATCCCATGGCCGCGTTGCACCGCCTGGAGGCGGAACTGCGCGGCGACCCGCCGGCATCCTGA
- a CDS encoding serine/threonine protein kinase encodes MPAPVDHPYAALGPGQVLDAIEALGFLPDGRFLALNSYENRVYQVGLEEAAPLVVKFYRPERWSDEAILEEHAWCEELVAAEIPVVPPMRINGRTLHWHEGFRLAVYERRGGRAPALDNPEVRLRLGQFLARIHTVGEAADFHHRPAIRETGVARDHRDWLLQAGWIPVHIQEAYRGVTDHLLMLLEARFADAGAWRAIRLHGDCHAGNILWRDGEGPHFVDMDDCLTGPALQDLWMLLSGERAERTEQLCDLLEGYEQFRDFDRRELHLIEALRTLRIMGYAVWLARRWHDPAFPQAFPWFGSDRYWEEHLLALREQVAAMEEPPLMV; translated from the coding sequence ATGCCCGCGCCCGTCGATCACCCCTACGCAGCCCTGGGGCCCGGCCAGGTGCTGGACGCCATCGAGGCCCTCGGTTTCCTGCCGGACGGGCGGTTTCTGGCACTGAACAGTTACGAGAACCGCGTCTACCAGGTGGGCCTGGAGGAGGCCGCGCCGTTGGTCGTGAAGTTCTACCGGCCGGAGCGCTGGAGTGACGAGGCCATCCTCGAGGAGCACGCCTGGTGTGAGGAACTGGTCGCGGCCGAAATCCCGGTGGTGCCCCCGATGCGGATCAACGGTCGCACGTTGCATTGGCACGAAGGCTTCCGTCTGGCCGTCTACGAGCGCCGCGGTGGCCGGGCACCCGCTCTGGATAACCCGGAGGTGCGCCTTCGGTTGGGGCAGTTCCTTGCCCGCATCCACACCGTCGGAGAGGCCGCCGACTTCCACCACCGCCCGGCGATCCGGGAGACCGGCGTGGCCCGCGACCATCGGGATTGGTTGCTCCAGGCGGGGTGGATACCGGTGCACATCCAGGAGGCCTACCGGGGCGTGACCGACCACCTGCTGATGCTGTTGGAGGCCCGGTTCGCCGATGCCGGTGCCTGGCGCGCGATCCGGCTGCACGGTGACTGCCACGCCGGCAACATTCTCTGGCGCGACGGCGAGGGCCCGCATTTCGTGGACATGGACGACTGTCTCACCGGCCCGGCGCTGCAGGACCTCTGGATGCTGCTCTCCGGTGAGCGTGCGGAGCGCACGGAACAGCTCTGCGACCTGCTGGAGGGGTATGAGCAATTCCGCGACTTTGATCGGCGGGAGCTGCACTTGATCGAGGCGCTGCGCACCCTTCGGATTATGGGCTATGCCGTCTGGCTGGCGCGGCGCTGGCACGATCCGGCGTTTCCGCAGGCCTTCCCCTGGTTTGGTAGCGATCGGTACTGGGAGGAGCACTTGTTGGCGCTGCGGGAGCAGGTGGCGGCCATGGAGGAGCCGCCGTTGATGGTCTGA
- a CDS encoding DedA family protein — MDLGPLVKALADSPLWLAAGLFVIVMLESLLVIGYLIPAASIVFVVGALAASDPLLLLPAFAGAASGALVGGAANYALGYRLRDRTPRLWPFSHHPGLLERNQAFLARHGALSLIVCRFAKPMRSTLPAVAGMLDMDRRLFFISNLLSAPLWAVVWLGLGLGAGTSLEAALGEAGRAALPFLAAAVLLAGLGWLWGRRRLRKGLPSGARHWRLAVIALVTLGMVVSVLELVA; from the coding sequence ATGGACCTCGGGCCACTGGTCAAAGCCCTGGCGGACAGCCCGTTATGGCTGGCCGCCGGGCTGTTCGTCATCGTGATGCTGGAGTCGTTGCTGGTGATCGGCTACCTGATCCCCGCGGCGAGCATCGTCTTCGTGGTCGGTGCGTTGGCGGCATCCGACCCCCTATTGCTGCTCCCCGCCTTCGCCGGGGCGGCCTCCGGCGCCCTGGTGGGCGGGGCAGCGAACTATGCGCTCGGTTACCGGTTGCGTGACCGAACGCCCCGGCTCTGGCCCTTCAGCCACCACCCGGGGCTGCTGGAGCGCAACCAGGCCTTCCTCGCCCGCCATGGCGCGCTCAGCCTCATCGTCTGCCGCTTCGCCAAGCCAATGCGCTCTACCCTGCCCGCCGTGGCGGGCATGCTGGACATGGACCGGCGCCTGTTCTTCATCAGCAATCTGCTCTCCGCCCCCCTGTGGGCAGTGGTTTGGCTGGGGCTGGGGTTGGGCGCGGGCACGTCGCTAGAGGCCGCACTGGGCGAGGCGGGCCGAGCAGCGCTGCCGTTTCTGGCGGCCGCCGTGCTACTGGCGGGGCTCGGCTGGCTGTGGGGGCGGCGCCGCCTCCGCAAGGGCCTGCCCAGCGGCGCGCGGCATTGGCGGCTGGCGGTGATTGCCCTGGTCACGCTGGGCATGGTGGTCTCGGTCCTGGAACTGGTGGCCTGA
- a CDS encoding cation diffusion facilitator family transporter: MSAESLLNGDDYQAKRRVTLVGSLVNVLLAIGKIIAGVIGHSQALIVDGVHSLSDLVSDALVLWAARVGSYGADLDHPYGHARIETAATVGVGALLLLVAGGFTYDAAIRMMNPEDLLTPGWIALAAAVFSVLAKEGLYHYTKRVARVVRSDLIHANAWHHRSDALSSVVVIIGVAGAMAGVPWLDALAALVVALMIGAVGWRLAWHSARELVDTGLDPDELAYIGRIIDSVDGVEGHDDLRTRRMGSDTLVDVHIRVAQDISVSEGHRISDAVLYRLCREVDHVAEVLVHVDHEGLPEARRSAKLPLRRRAEAELRSAWGQLLDDYPHNRAILHYRDGHLDVDLIITGLDDAPQAGRLPALQQQLQERAEHIPYVGRIRLLAHLGS; this comes from the coding sequence ATGAGCGCTGAATCGCTGTTGAACGGGGACGACTACCAGGCCAAGCGCCGGGTGACGCTGGTCGGCTCCCTGGTCAATGTGCTGCTGGCGATCGGCAAGATCATCGCCGGTGTTATCGGGCACTCACAGGCCCTGATCGTGGACGGCGTCCACTCCCTCTCCGACCTGGTCAGCGACGCACTGGTACTCTGGGCTGCCCGCGTGGGCAGCTACGGCGCCGACCTGGATCACCCCTACGGCCACGCCCGCATCGAGACCGCCGCCACCGTCGGCGTCGGCGCCCTGTTGCTGCTGGTGGCGGGCGGCTTCACCTACGATGCCGCCATCCGCATGATGAACCCCGAGGACCTGCTCACCCCGGGCTGGATCGCACTGGCGGCCGCCGTCTTCTCGGTACTCGCCAAGGAGGGGCTCTACCATTACACCAAACGCGTCGCCCGCGTGGTCCGCTCCGACCTGATCCACGCCAACGCCTGGCACCACCGTTCCGATGCCCTGTCCTCGGTCGTCGTGATTATCGGTGTCGCCGGGGCCATGGCTGGCGTCCCGTGGCTCGACGCCCTGGCCGCGCTGGTGGTCGCGCTGATGATCGGGGCAGTCGGCTGGCGGCTGGCCTGGCACTCCGCCCGCGAGTTGGTGGATACCGGGCTGGACCCGGATGAGCTGGCCTACATAGGCCGAATCATCGACAGCGTAGACGGGGTCGAGGGGCACGACGATCTACGTACCCGCCGCATGGGTTCCGACACCCTGGTGGACGTGCATATCCGGGTCGCCCAGGACATCAGCGTCTCGGAAGGCCACCGCATCAGCGATGCCGTCCTCTACCGACTGTGCCGGGAGGTGGATCACGTGGCCGAGGTGCTGGTACACGTGGACCACGAAGGCCTCCCCGAGGCCCGGCGCAGCGCCAAGCTGCCGCTGCGCCGGCGGGCCGAGGCCGAGCTCCGCAGCGCTTGGGGGCAGCTGCTGGATGACTACCCCCACAACCGCGCGATCCTCCACTACCGCGATGGCCACCTGGACGTAGACCTGATCATCACGGGCCTCGATGATGCCCCACAGGCCGGTCGGCTGCCCGCCCTGCAACAACAGTTACAGGAGCGCGCGGAACATATCCCCTACGTGGGGCGCATCCGCCTGCTGGCCCACCTGGGTAGCTGA
- a CDS encoding Fur family transcriptional regulator: protein MTSDKGSQNSADSQRRQERLRHSGLRNTRPRRHVLQVLAVAEQPLSSREIHSRMGAEACDLVTVYRCLADFERVGLVQRHEFGDSNARFELNDQTGHHRHYVVCRVCHGKEPMDVCPPHWLEEELRARGYSDISHSMEFFAVCPHCRDDSHPGAPQRQ from the coding sequence ATGACCAGCGACAAGGGCAGCCAGAACAGCGCGGACAGCCAGCGCCGACAGGAGCGGCTGCGGCACAGCGGGTTGCGTAATACCCGCCCGCGACGCCATGTGTTGCAAGTCCTCGCCGTGGCCGAGCAGCCCCTGAGCAGCCGGGAGATCCACAGCCGGATGGGCGCGGAGGCCTGCGACCTGGTGACGGTCTACCGCTGCCTGGCCGACTTTGAACGGGTGGGCCTGGTGCAGCGCCACGAGTTCGGTGACAGCAACGCGCGTTTCGAACTGAATGACCAGACCGGCCACCACCGGCACTACGTGGTCTGCCGCGTCTGCCACGGCAAGGAGCCGATGGATGTCTGCCCGCCCCATTGGCTGGAGGAAGAACTGCGCGCCCGCGGCTACAGCGACATCAGTCACAGCATGGAGTTCTTCGCGGTATGCCCCCACTGCCGTGACGATAGCCATCCGGGAGCGCCGCAACGGCAATGA
- a CDS encoding DUF1244 domain-containing protein has product MDEKTRTELEAAAFRALVEHLRERTDVQNIELMNLAGFCRNCLSKWYLAAAEERGLDMDYDQAREIVYGMPYDQWKARYQREATPAEKAAFARTEAGGGQG; this is encoded by the coding sequence ATGGACGAGAAAACCCGTACCGAGTTGGAGGCCGCTGCCTTCCGCGCCCTGGTCGAGCACCTGCGCGAGCGCACCGATGTGCAGAACATCGAGCTCATGAACCTGGCCGGGTTCTGCCGCAACTGCCTGTCCAAGTGGTACTTGGCTGCCGCCGAGGAGCGCGGGCTCGACATGGACTACGACCAGGCGCGCGAGATCGTCTACGGCATGCCCTACGACCAATGGAAGGCCCGCTATCAGCGCGAGGCCACGCCCGCGGAGAAGGCGGCCTTCGCCCGGACCGAGGCCGGAGGCGGGCAAGGCTGA